From the Chryseobacterium fluminis genome, the window TTGGTACCGCCTAAATAGAAAATATCGGTAAGCTCCGCAACTTTTTCCAGGGTCAGGTCACTGATTTCAGACGTAAGGCCATGCCCCATTCTCGCTCCGTCCATAAAAAGATAAAGCTTATTTTCCCGGCAGAATGCGGACAGTTCTTCCAGTTCTTGAAGACCGTAGATGGTTCCCAGCTCTGTAGAATTGGAGATGTAAACCAGTTTAGGCATAACCTGATGAGGAATGTTCCGGTGATTTTCCAACACCGGGATAATATCCTGCGGAGTAAGTTTGCCATCCTGTTTTTCAATGCTTAAAATCTTATGCCCTGTAGCTTCTATGGCGCCGGTTTCGTTGTTTAAAATATGTCCTGTAGATGCCGAAACAGCTGCCTGGTATAGTCTGAGAACAGCAGAAATGACAATCAGATTGGCCTGAGTTCCTCCGGAGACCAAAAAGACCTCTGAATTGTGATTATTAATTTTTTTTCTGATTAATTCTTTAGCCTTTAAAGAATATGCATCTTCTCCATATCCGGCCTGCTGATCAACATTATAACGGACAAGTGCATCTAAAATATTGGGATGACAACCTTCCGAATAATCATTTTTAAATGAAAATTTCATTAGGTAAAATTAAAAAAAGTTAAAAGAACAATCATTAATAATTCATAATATTTTGTTAGATTTGTCATTAAAATCATCTAACATGCTAAAAATAACACTTACAGAAGAAAACTATTTGAAAGCTTTATTCCACTTGGTAGACAAGGAAAAGAAAGTTACGATTAATGAACTTAGCAAATTTTTAAATGTTAAAA encodes:
- a CDS encoding threonine aldolase family protein; this translates as MKFSFKNDYSEGCHPNILDALVRYNVDQQAGYGEDAYSLKAKELIRKKINNHNSEVFLVSGGTQANLIVISAVLRLYQAAVSASTGHILNNETGAIEATGHKILSIEKQDGKLTPQDIIPVLENHRNIPHQVMPKLVYISNSTELGTIYGLQELEELSAFCRENKLYLFMDGARMGHGLTSEISDLTLEKVAELTDIFYLGGTKNGALIGEAIVVNNKELQQDFAFSIKQKGALLAKGRLLGIQFLELMKDDLYFDLARQANQQAMKMKKAMAKRGVAFLADTYTNQIFPILNNHLIEILSERFEFYVWKKMNEEYSAIRLITSWNTSDIAVREFIEIIESEMI